CGTCACGGGCCAGGGCTACCTCTTCGTGAAGGACCTGGTGGCCCTCCTCGCCCTCCTCGGCGTGGGCTACTTCTTCTACCTGCGGCTCCTGGTGAAGCCGGACCGCATGACCCGCTCCGGCGAGGCCGTGTTCATCCTCGGGATGATCGCCGGCCTGATGATCACGGAGATCCTCTTCGACGCCGGTCACCTCCTCGCCTTCGAGAAGGGTGAGAGCCACTGGTACAACCCGGCGGGCTTCCTCGGCCTGGCCCTCTACAAGGCCGTGGGCGCCTCCCCCGAGAGCGCCTGGAGCGTCGGCCAGGTCGCCTGGTGGGCCCACATCACCCAGGTGCTCGTCTTCCTGAACTTCCTGCCGCTCGGGAAGCACTTCCACGTGATCACGGGGCTCCCCGACGTCTTCTTCCAGCGGCTGGAGCCCCAGTACCGCCCGGCGAAGATGGACCTCGAGAACTCCGAGACCTTCGGCATCCAGAAGGCCGACGAGCTCTCCTGGAAGATGGCCCTCGACGTCTACTCCTGCACCGAGTGCGGCCGCTGCCAGACCCACTGCCCTACGTACGTCACCAACAAGCCGCTCTCGGTGAAGGCGCTGAACACCACCATCCGCCACCACCTCATGGACGAGGCGGAGACCCTCTCCGCCGGCCCGGCGATGCGCGAGCAGCTCCCGGATCTGGTGGGGATGGTGGTGAACCCGGAGACCGTCTGGGCCTGCACCACCTGCGGCTGGTGCGAGACCGCCTGCCCCGTCTTCATCGAGAACATCCCCCGGATCGTGGAGATGCGGCGCCACGAGGTGCTGGTGAAGAGCGAGTTCCCGCCCGAGGCGACCCGCGTCTTCAAGGGGATGGAGAACCAAGGCAACCCCTGGGGCCTCGGCGCGACCTCCCGCGCGGACTGGGCCGAGGGCCACAACGTCCCCACCGTCGAGGAGAACCCCGAGTTCGAGTACCTCTGGTTCGTGGGCTGCGCCGGCTCCTTCGACGAGCGGCAGAAGAAGGTCTCCCAGGCCCTCGCCAAGGTGCTGAACGCCGCCGGCGTGAACTACGCCATCCTCGGAAACGCCGAGACCTGCAACGGCGACAGCGCCCGGCGCATGGGCAACGAGTATCTCTTCCAGATGCTCGCCGAGCAGAACATCGAGACGTTCAAGGCGCACAACGTGAAGAAGGTGTTTTCACAGTGTGCTCACTGCTTCAACGTGATCAAGAACGAGTACCCGCAGCTCGGCGGCGAGTACCAGGTCCTCCATCACAGCCAGCTCATCGAGCAGCTCCTCGAGGACAAGCGGATCCAGCCCACCGAGAGCTTCGACCAGCTCGTCACCTACCACGACGCCTGCTACCTCGGCCGCCACAACCAGGAGTACAAGGCCCCGCGCAAGGCGCTGAAGAGCGTGCCCGGCCTCAAGGTCGTGGAGATGGCGCGCAGCGAGCGGCAGAGCTTCTGCTGCGGCGCCGGCGGCGGGCGGATGTGGATGGAGGAGCACCTCGGCACCCGCATCAACCAGAACCGCGCCCAGGAGGCGATCGGAACCGGCGCCAAGGTCATCGCCGCCAACTGCCCCTTCTGCATCACCATGCTCAAGGACGGCGTGAACGAGCTCGGCGTCGAGGGCGTCGAGGTGAAGGACATCGCCGAGATCGTCGCCTCCTCGCTCAAGCTGCCCGTGGTCACCGGCGCACCCCTCGCCGCCCGCGACGAGACCGCGTAGCGCCCCGGCAAGGTCAGCCCTTCCTTCACGAGCCGGCCGCCCGGGCGGTGGCCGGTTCCGAGCCCGCCCAGCGTCCTGGGCTCGAGGAACCGGGAGCGTCTCGAACGAACGAGCGCTCTGCCAGGTCGCGGTTCCGAGGAAGGTCCCCGTGCTTCCCTTCTCGGCCTTGCGTCAGCTCGGGCGCGCGCGTCCGGGCTCAGGTGCGTCGCGCCCCACGTCCAACCGGACGAAGGGACGAATGGCCTCGGCTCTTGGGCGCCTGCTCGCGGTCCTATCGGCCGCCATCTCGCTTCCCGCCGCAGCCGACGAGGCGCCCTCCGAGCCTCCCCCGCCCGGGCGTCTCACCCTCACCCTAGACGGCTCCGGCGCAGGGACCCTGTTCGCCGTCGGAGCCGGCAGCCGTCTCCGTCTCGAAGCCGCCGTCGCCCGCTCCCTCTCGGTATGGGCCGGACCACAGCTTCGACTGATCGCGTCCGGATTCCTCCACTCCGAGAGCGTGATCACGCCGGAGATCGCGATCGGTGCCCGTTGGTTCCC
The Vulgatibacter incomptus DNA segment above includes these coding regions:
- a CDS encoding (Fe-S)-binding protein; the protein is MHAPIDLTALIVLCMILAALGIFATTMIPRLAILTKLQHEPSRMREPGERMKRLIRFGLGQRRMVNPEEFKPGLAHVLIFGAFMVLSLRTITLFGMAFAGWDFHLPFLGANTVTGQGYLFVKDLVALLALLGVGYFFYLRLLVKPDRMTRSGEAVFILGMIAGLMITEILFDAGHLLAFEKGESHWYNPAGFLGLALYKAVGASPESAWSVGQVAWWAHITQVLVFLNFLPLGKHFHVITGLPDVFFQRLEPQYRPAKMDLENSETFGIQKADELSWKMALDVYSCTECGRCQTHCPTYVTNKPLSVKALNTTIRHHLMDEAETLSAGPAMREQLPDLVGMVVNPETVWACTTCGWCETACPVFIENIPRIVEMRRHEVLVKSEFPPEATRVFKGMENQGNPWGLGATSRADWAEGHNVPTVEENPEFEYLWFVGCAGSFDERQKKVSQALAKVLNAAGVNYAILGNAETCNGDSARRMGNEYLFQMLAEQNIETFKAHNVKKVFSQCAHCFNVIKNEYPQLGGEYQVLHHSQLIEQLLEDKRIQPTESFDQLVTYHDACYLGRHNQEYKAPRKALKSVPGLKVVEMARSERQSFCCGAGGGRMWMEEHLGTRINQNRAQEAIGTGAKVIAANCPFCITMLKDGVNELGVEGVEVKDIAEIVASSLKLPVVTGAPLAARDETA